The Zygotorulaspora mrakii chromosome 4, complete sequence nucleotide sequence CTCAATAAGGCACAAAATAGCGAAAACGGTGATGTAAATCAGAACACAAGTTTGGACTTTTCTCAGTCTTACAGGGAAGAATACCTGTTGGATCACTCGTTGAGTATTCATATCAACAGTATGAGGTAAATTTAACGAACTTATTTGAAAGCCCAGAGCATTATAGCACAAAGAACCTTTCATGTCAAAACGTTCCAAGTAATGGATATTTCGTACTTGCCACACATCCTGACGTGAGCAACTGGAAGATAGTATGTGTTTGTTTTCGTAAGGAAGTTGTTCTAGGATCAATAGAACACACCGAGGAGGGACATTCTATTTCGACTGGGTTTCGTGAATGCATCGAATCGGATTTGCGTAAATCAGAGGtagtttcaaaaactgCGTTTCCGCAAAAATGTAACAGTAAACGGAGAACCGAACGAGAGACACGCGGATCTGAAATCCCGGTCAAGACTTGATTGTGAAAAATGAGCGATACCCTGAATACAGTACTCAATTCAAGAACACAACGGGAAACCAGCGCTTTAATCAAGATGATCCGTATAACAGGCGCTTTCGGATTCTAAGATAAAGAGTTAggattttcctttttcatcCGCTGTTGATAAGCCGTTTCTTTTTacttgatttgaaatttgaacTACTATTTGGATTGGTATAAAGAGAGCTGGGAGGCCTGAGCGAATCTCCATTCACACTCACAAATTCTTACTTACCTGTGAATAAAGCAGTTCAGTGAATAAACTAATCTATTATTAGTGTGAAACATGCAAGATCAAACGAAATATAGTGCTCAAAGCTACGCAGCTGATCCAAGAAATGACAGCGTTAAAGTGTACGTAAACGGTGAATTCTGTCCTAGAAATGAGGCCTCCGTTTCAGTCTTCGATGCTGGGTTTGCTTTAGGTGATGGTGTCTGGGAAGGCATGCGCTTAATCAATGGCAAACTATTAGCGATTGACGAACATATAGATCGTCTCTATTCCGGTGCAGCGAGTATTCAAATTAATATCggattatcaaaagatgaaatgatTCGTGAAATCTACAAAACGACCGAAAAGAATGACATGCATGATGGTGCGCATATTCGCCTGATGCTCACTCGTGGTACAAAAAAGACTCCCAATCAAGACCCTCGTTTCGCGCTTGGCCCTCCAACAATCGTGATCGTCGCTGAATATAAAGCTCCCAATCCAGCTATATGGTCCAAGGGACTTAAACTACTTACATCTACCATTCGCTGTAGTACACCAGATGTATTTGACTTACGATTAAATTCTCACAGTAGGTTGAACTTTATCCAGGCGCTCCTACAAGCTATCAACGTTGGATGCGATGAGGCGCTGATGTTAGACCCTCGTGGATTTGTTGCCAGTTGTAATTCAaccaatttcttcattgtGCGCAAAGGTGAACTCTGGACATCAACTGGGCTATATAATTTCAATGGTATAACCAGGAAGAAGATAAtaaaattattcaaagaaaaggtgGGAACTGTACGTGAGGTCGATTTCACCTTAGCAGAGACGTATTCTGCTGACGAGGCTTTTGTTACTGGAACACTAGGTGGAGTTACACCTGTTACCTCGATCGATGGTCGTGCTATTGGAAAGGGCTTGCCTGGAAAGGTAACGACGAAAATAAGTGACATATATAAGGAATTCATTTATTCTTGAGTGGTTTATGTATAGGCCATTGTCTGATCTTTACGTTGGAGCAACACCAAAGGACTATTCGTAAGCACAGAAGACATGTGACGCCACAATATCATGGTGTTTGCCACGAAATAATGTGTATCTTTAGTATAGTACATAGAAGAAGAATGCTCTACGACCACCTAAGAGTTTTTAATTGAATtctgttgttgaagaaatacaaTTGCGTATGACCATTTCCCTCGTAGGAACTGCAAAACACGGCAGCACAACTTGCACTCAGAACTATAGTAGAACAAAAACTAGAATTGCAGTTCACATTTTGTGAATCTTTGTGCAAGACTACTCACTCAAGGAAACTGAGCGCAAGCAGCTCAAAACGACTTATCGCTATTTAGTCATTAGTGCTTCAAGCAATAGCCGCATGGCTGTTCAAGTCTCTCTACAATGAGCCGGATTAATCAACGGCTGTCATGGTTGAGTAATTTGAAACGCGTGGTATGCTTGATAAAACTTTTAGCGAGGTGTggtctttctctttttcttttttctttccttttgatTCTTTCGACTACCCGCGGCTGCATCGGGGTTTCTTCTCGATCCTCCTATCTGgaacaaatttttgtctCTTATCacagaattttgaaacgGAAAGTCACTTCCGCAGATCATGTGCCTAGTAAGAACCCCTCACTCTTGAGATATGTCAATCGGAAGATCGACGCTCGGAATCTGATAAGACCTTTATCttagtttctttttccctcAAACATAGTAggttgtatttttcaaatgatggATATGAGCCAAAGTATCAAGAAATCCTGTGCTCTTGTATTAAAGAGGGCACATTAATCAGTTAAGGAATCATAACCACCAGAGAATAGAAACCAAGTTGAGTATAGTTGAACCAAGAAAAGGGAACAATGGTTGAAAATTACGAACTCAAAAGTTCCTCTGTCAGCCAAAAGGGCTCATTAAGCAAGTTCGATCATGAAAATATATCAGATGACCCAGAAAATACCATTGGGCAGTATGAAGTCATAAACTCATCTGGTGGTAAGGGCAACGACGTTGGTGTTACCAGCGTACTAAGCAATGACTCAGAGTTAGCTGCAGATAGACTTAAGCTAAACAAGAAagtggtgatgaaaatagaTCTGGTCATACTTCCGTTCTTGACTTGCTGTGTTTTCTTGCAAATTTTAGACAAGAACTCGCTATCATATGCTGCTATTTATGACTTAAGAACAGACCTGAATTTACATGGCCAACAGTATAGTTGGCTAGCTACTATCTTTTACATGAGCTATTTGTTCATGCAATTTCCCGTGTTTTTCTTACTcccaaaaataaaaaatttaccAGGCTTTATGTCATTACTGCTGGTTGGATGGGGTGGTCTGGTTATGCTTTTGGCCGCATGCAAGAACTTTGCTGGATTTGCCACTTTGAGATTCTTTTTAGGGGTGTTTGAAGCTGCTCTTCAGCCCTGTTGTATTATCCTGTCGTCAAGTTGGTATACCAAAAGGGAGCAACCACTGAGAATGGCTATGTGGTCCAACACTTTTGCTggtattttcaatggtatCTTTGGTTATGCTTTTGGTCACTGGAATGCC carries:
- a CDS encoding aminotransferase class IV, encoding MQDQTKYSAQSYAADPRNDSVKVYVNGEFCPRNEASVSVFDAGFALGDGVWEGMRLINGKLLAIDEHIDRLYSGAASIQINIGLSKDEMIREIYKTTEKNDMHDGAHIRLMLTRGTKKTPNQDPRFALGPPTIVIVAEYKAPNPAIWSKGLKLLTSTIRCSTPDVFDLRLNSHSRLNFIQALLQAINVGCDEALMLDPRGFVASCNSTNFFIVRKGELWTSTGLYNFNGITRKKIIKLFKEKVGTVREVDFTLAETYSADEAFVTGTLGGVTPVTSIDGRAIGKGLPGKVTTKISDIYKEFIYS